The window actattattatatgcgaactctatcaatggaaaattatctacccaactgcctttgaagttaattacgcaggccctcaacatatcctcaagggtctaaatggtgcgctctgcttgcccatctatttGGGGGTAAAAAGCAGTACTATGgttcacttaggtacctaaacctctctggaatgatctccaaaactgagaagagaacTGCATATCTCAGTCGAATATGAAAGACAAAGGTGtcccatgcaaacaaactatttctGCTAagaacagcttggcataatcctctcccggaTAGCTAGTCCTGACAGGCAGAAAGTGCGCTGACTTAGTCAGCTTATCTataattacccatatagaatcatactggtttcgggacttCGAAAGTCCTGAAATgaagtctatattgatcatctcccatttccattaAGGCAAAGATATCTCTTGAGATATACCGCCTAGCCTCATATGTTCTACCTTAACTtattggcaattcaaacacttggaaacaaagttagccacatcacgcttcatactattccaccaatatatgGATTTCAGGTCATGGtaaatcttagtagagcctgtgtgaacaacatacctcaaagtgtgggCTTCGTCGAGGATTCTCTTCCGCAAACCATTAACatctggtacacataatctaccttgatacctcaaaataccatcaccaccaattttgaAGGATATaaccttctgctgacccacatcattcttaattttcatcaagatgggatctccGGCCTGGTTTTCTTTAACTTCTGGacaaagggatgatttagctatATCAGACATAACCATCCCTTCATCTTCAAAATCTAGGAGTCGTACTCTaagatttgcaagtcggtgaacACCCTTCACCATTTCTCTTttcccttcctcaacatgagaaagactgcccatcgACAAACTACTGAGGGCGTCAGCTACAACATTTGACTTACCCGAatgatagtgaaggctcatgtcatagtctttcaaaagctccatccaacgcctctgcctgaggtttatTTCTTTCTGCGATAAAATAGACgacaaactcttatggttagtgaaaatgtcaatatgcaccccataaaaataattccTCCAAATTCTAAGTGCAAATACCATAGCTGCTAATTAAAAGTCATCAGTGGGGTAATtctgctcatgcacctttaactgcctagatacataagccaccaccttaccgtgttgcataagtacacacccaagtcccacatggtacgcatcacagtacacaacaaaaccctttgtaccttctggaagagtcaaaataggagccaTAGTCAACTTGTCATTCAACTTcacaaaactattctcacaagcgtcagaccataaaaactttacctttttctgagtcaactttgtaagtggtgcagctatggaggagaaactctctatgaaccttctgtaataccttGCTAAACCTACGAAGCTCTGAAtgttagttggagtcatgggtctgggcgaTTTACTCACTGCCtcaatattttggggatcaaccttaatcccttcactagacacaaTGTGCTttaagaaagcaatagcattcagccagaattcacacttggagaatttcacATACAaattatgatctttgagagtctaaagaattATTCAGAGGTAATTAGAATGGTCCTCATCACTTTTAGagtaaatcaagatgtcatcgataaaaactatgacaaataggtCCAGGAACAGATGGAAAGCCCtgttcattaggtccatgaaagttgtaggaGTATTAGTCAACCTGAAAGACATGAACAAGAATTCATAATAGCCATGTGTAGTTCAGAAAGATGATTTAGAAATGTCTAACTCCCTaacctttaactgatgataccccgaatgaaggtctattttataAAAACACTTAGTaccctgaagctgataaaaacggtcattgattctaggaagaggatatttatttttcactgtaaccttattcaactggcagtAATCTATGCACAGAcatagggaaccatctttcttttgcacgaagagtacaggtgcaccccagggcaaaacactaggtctgataaaacaCTTATATAGGAGATCTACTAGATGTTCTTTTAACTCTgcaggagctattctatatggtggaatagaaatgaGGCGGGTATCTGGCAATACATCAATGCCAAAGTtcatctccctatcaggtggtattcctgggagatcatctagaaaaacTTCTGAAAATTGATTTACAATAGGGACAGACTGAAGGGAAAGACTTTCGGCATTAGAATctgtaactcaaataagatgatacaaataaCCCTTAGAAATTAGTTTAtgggctctgagataagataaaaagtgccctctaggtgctaaagaataaACTTCTCACTCTATAACTAGTTCATTCGGGAAGGATAAAGTAACTCTTCGGGACCCATAATTTAGagtagcataacatgaatggagctagTCTATCCCCAAGATAAATTctaaatcaaccatatcaacctCTATAAGGTCGGCCACGGTATCCCAACTACAAACGGACACAACACAACacctatacaccctcctagccataacagaatcacccaccatagtggaaacagagaaaggttcagGAATCACATctggctcaaacccaaaaccaatagcTACAAACAGgttcacataagataaagtagacctaggatcaagtaacacatatacatcatgGGAAAGGATTTGTAACGTACCGGTGACTATGTCTGGCGAGCCTTCTACGTCTTAGCAATTTGTCAAAGCATACAACCGATTAAGACTGCTCCGAGTAACTGAAGTAGCGCCCTTTTGAGGTGGTGGTGGTTCATAAGAGTTTTCCTGAGACTTGGCTCCCCCAACACCCTTTTAGCCAAAGGGAAATCCCTCTAAAAGTGACCCATCTAACCATAAGAATAACACATAAATGTACTAAGCTGTCACTTTCCCAGATGATGCCTACCATAAGTCTCGCACCATAGATAAGGACGGTAGTGCTGAGACACATTACCCTGCGACTGAGTATCCAGAGCTCTGGGTCCATGACTAGTCTGAAAGCTCTGAGATCATCTATCAAATGGAGGTTTGGGCACTGGGGCGCTAGCTGCAGATTGCGCCTTTCCCccaaactttttctttttctatttcttaccCCAATCCGCTGATCTAGCTCTCTTCGCTTGCTTGTCCTTCTCTCTTGACTcagctatctttttcttcttctcctccaccTGCTGTATGTGGACTGTCAGCCTAGTAAAGTCTAATTCACTATTGAACATAGCTCCCTGACACTCAAGTAATAGATCCTCAAAATCGCcgaaagcaaactttctcattcgggccttcatactactcgtcatctcaGGAGAATAATAGGAAagctgattaaactttaaagtatactcttGAAAACTCATCTTCCCCTTCTTAAGATTCATGAACTCTTCTTCCTTGGCCTCCCTCAGCTCTAGAtaaaagaatcgatcaaggaaagcttccatgAACTCATCCTAAACTTTAGGCTCAACACTCTCTCCTTTTGCATTCTCCCACttattataccattggttcgctacatcttTCAGTTGGTATGCTTTTAGCTCAACCCTTCCACCTGATCCACATGTATAACTCTGaagtttttcttcattttgtctACAAACTCCTGCGGGTCCTCTCGTACCTTAGTGCCTGAAAATTTAggtgggttcatcctcataaacTGGTATACCCTAAAAGCCACCaaagtaacagatgcagaccAAATATCCTCCAACCTCTGAGTCTGCGTGGCTACTAACAGGGCAAGCATGTGAATTGATTATCTGAATTCTACATTCGATATGTCCCCCTAAGAAGACTGAGGATGGTTAACATTTGTCCTCGGAGCTTAAGGAGGGCTGGTAGGGACAGGAGTTACCCCCAGAGTAGGAATAGGTTCTGGAGTGTGTGCTCTATTACGGGTCCACATCCCATGGGTAGGGAGGACTTCATCATCATAAGTATCCTGGTTATTTGAACGACGAAGAGGCATAActattttttgaaatacaatagaTCACTGATTACGGGATAATTTCTAATTCAGACTCTGaggcacgaactaaatcacaaaaaagagaaacattcctaaatgcttagTAGCCTCCTACtaataagtgtggtgcgctacaaaCCCATAAATAAAACTCTACCTGACGCGATTTCGTAGACACCcagggaccatgaaccatgctgtaataccaagtttgtcatgacctgaactaaggcctagccatgatggacatctcaaaccatgaaggcccaaaacgcccttctctatctgctaATCATGCACGACATTCGTCTAAATAAGGAAAATGCATAATCATAATATACTATGAAAATATGTTCAATTCTAAatttcaacataagtatggaaaattgaaaaaaaacaaCTACATCAAATAAAATCCGaatcagtctgtgaaatctctactatgaggaaatctgacaactgtctaaaactaggacaaggaacccagtagaccaaaacagacacgaataacataatctaaataagCCTTTCAAAGTAGATAATACTCATCAACTAGACATTGTAACTCAGTCTGATAAGTGCGACTGCTTTTTTAGACCCCaagactgagcctcaaaacctgaaGGGAAGAGGGGGGTCAACATAGATGTACTAAAACGCAAAGCtttccaaaataaagcttttataaaaataaaataatggacaGAAATTtgtcaaatatcatacataaagtaattttcaaaacacatgggcacctttctgaaaatcataaatcattcttgccAATGCAGTTTTGTTCTTCATATTaattctgagctaggtggtacacccatacaattctaaaatttcatgggctGTATGGAATCCATCATTGAATCGGTGGGGAAACCCCCAACCTAAGTGTCCCACAAGGGTTAGAGTTTCTATTCTAATATGCCacacggcactaggccagcgtaaatTCCTCTACGGGATATAATACCtcagatcggcaaatcacggtgttggggaaccacctaagatcTCTTTATACTTAATTTTATCCTTCTTAGAATCatgcatttttctagtttcaacatctaaaaagtctgatttcaaatatgcattctattctattctgaattatcatggcataatctgaattggtgtcgtcacaccaagacttgcaagtcctaattctgagccataatgcaataaGAATGATCTtccattaaaacatagttcagatcACCCAAACTtgcaaatagtataagaaatTTCATGTTCTGAAAGCATAAGTtaaaactatgcaagaactcttcaaacataaggtggtcatgtgcttttggaaaaatccatgcactctttcattatatgtattttcaacatttttcaatacaaacaaccctctcttttgaattcatgattcataaccaaataattcataaatcaagacactttgtaacatgcttttcaagatgtatttcaaaataatccatatcatgtgaaacatAGGAACAATCACATTAAGAGAGGGTTTTCATGTGGGTCATGATATCAATTTGATTTTTAACTTAaaacatgtacatatatacatatatcaattcaaatcaatgtgggaaaggtcaaaagaccaaaacaatactgtcaagatttctaaaacatgaatgtattcgtAAATCtgaaaacccttttcttaaaattatgatttctatgcccatgagattttagaaaaaaaccGCATACCTTTATTTAGGATTTCAAAAGGTGTTTCTTAATGCCCACTActtgggaattccaaatcttcaatttgttttgaaaacccacgattgaatcttgagatgtttgggtttttaatttgaaaccctagggtgagTTCTTATGAACTTTTGGGGAGAAAATGAgtaatgtggtcacttgggaaTATAGTCTCGTGTTTAAAATGATAAGGGGGTGGGAAttacccaaaatacccttaatgagatagagtaaaaattataattaggtacccaattttatgggccaccgtgatgtgccataatcgcgatggctcactaaaaattgagAATTGGGAAATTACCTCACTTCATGATACGCCACGATTGTAGAGTCTCACTGGAATTGATGAATGCAAAATTGGGATCCTCCACGACGTGCCACTATTACGAGGtcccactaaaatttgacaattacTAATTAAACCCTCTCCATGATGCGCTAACCACCTGAATAACGATGCTTTACGACTAGCAcataaaacagccataacttcatcacctagtgtctattttggatgaatcttatattgaCAAAAACCTTATTCAGTCatacacataatgaaaatttaaaatttatggaaCTCCACAGGGAGTTTAGTATAATTCACTCTAGAATCCCATGCTTGATACTTTTGAGGATAAATTTTTAGTTAGGAactttcggggcattacagtttaagttgggatactttggacatttcccaatTTAATCCACTAGACCCCAAAACTTAAAACCTTCCTTGGTACTTCATTATCACATTATTCCCAATTAAACACTCtaaaaattctctctcaaactcattgGTCAAGCTAAGTCAAGGGTATAATCTAGGGTTCTATGAGTGCTATCTAATCCAAATTTTTCCAAATTTCAGGCAAgatactcttccctcattgttatttattaaaagcacatgttttaagatatgtctttcatggtattattatggtctTAAAATAAAGGGTTGGAGGTTTTGAAAACTTATTGTAGACTAATATCTTCCTATGGGTTAATTTTggttttctatattttaaatatggtttagAACATGTGGGTGCGTGGGTAAGGTGGTTGAACATGAGAATGGTGATTTTCtcaaaacttgtgacttttgaagtggttatgaccctaacCTTGTATTATAAGAATTGGTTTCTAGtaatgagaaaggtgggaatttaaattaggggtacaatggaatctcTATGGTGTTTGGTTTAATTTATTACTTAAATTAATGCATTGTATAAATGGCAAAATGTTTAATGCTGATTTTGAAAACCtagtagggtacatgggaatcaccCTAGTGATTTTAACAATGGAGTCTGCGGGGTACACGCGAATCCCCTAAGTCTTGTCTTAATTACATTGATTGCAAGTTATAGTcgttatgatgataccacttaataattccttaataattgactcctagtATGGGTTGCTAGTCATGTGTTAATattttaattgagcaataatggGGCTtatgatagctagccgtgaaggtgtgagttcgaaggacggacactagaaactcatgtttgccgacctGAGGGGTGCTCTTGATGACCTTGGTCTTTTGGGATACAAAGGAATCCACTAAGtccatacaaatatatatgtatcatagagggggAAAGGTACAAGGGAATTCTTAGCCAtctatggtatctctagttcgtgcggctactTGCACTTGGGACCGTTCAGGGTATAACACAAGACCTATATAGTTTGTAGGTTGAATTATGTTGGTAAAACTACACAATCCAGGTGAAGGAGTTAAAATGCATCCTAACCCTTGTTCCGTATCCTGACAtcgtgtatatatgtatatatccatTTTCATACGATTATCTGtattggtttgacttggttttggattaatggtattactttatctttatccctgagtttcatgctagtgttcaccctactaaccataTTTGTGCACTTTATCTCTATGTAATGTAGGAAGTGTCTATACTACCACTCCTCTTGCTCAGATTTGGTGATTTATGGACAAGTTTTGAGTCATACTAAAGTGGTGAGCTACCATATTTTGTAAGACCCTATTTCATAGTATATGTTTCTTTATgtccttattattttttttggttttattttcgGCTATGGTTAGAGGAATTTCCCCACTGAATATTCTTTGgatttgattagaggctttgttcgACTACTAtcggcatgggcggtgtcggtattagtgttagcattggtattggtgttggcagtattgggattggtattggatGTTTAACTGGTTGTGGATTTTAGTTTTAATTATAGACTTGTTATCATGTCTTAAAATTAATACTACTTTATCTTtctatatgtttggaattcatcttaCTTCGGGTGAAGGGTAGTCAATGGTTGGGGTATTGGGTATGGTCTACTGTcatggttggacttgagattcccGAAACGGCCAGGCTCTAGTTCGGTTCATGTCAGACTTTAAGATTTTATGGGATTATTTAAGTGTTCATTATTTTTGTATAGTTATCATTTCAATTGTTGATGACAGTATCTTATTTAATACAAAATATCTAGTTTGTCTTTTTTTTGGATAAGTGTTAGGTTTGCATGTTTAGGGTTAGATATTTATCCTATGGAGAGTAAATGTCGGTTCCACTCATGATGGGTTTGAAAGGTGACATAGATTATACTAGAGCCCTAGGTCTGTTGATCTCATTGTTCCAAAAACggtctagtagagttttgcaaAATAGTGcaaagatgtctgtacttttcttcaagaagCTACAGAACATTAGAAAtctataattttttcttctttcatgttataacttgattccaattggtatttgGTGATCTGAAATAGTATCTGGCCCACTTCGTTCATTTACTCACAAAATAAATACTAGAGTAGATGGTGCCAGAGCTGCAGACCTACACCAATAACTCTCGTTGCAGAAGTAGTTGCtttgtgtcatgacccaaaccaggtcctagtcatgacgggtatctcaaacCCTGTGGGCCAAAGAAAACCCTCTTAACCTAACCTcttaatcaaaataaaacaaacagTGGAAGGTAACCAAAAATAATAGTTAAGATTGATTAATCAAATCAAATCTCAGAGTCTAAACAAGACAACCAATCATCCCAATACaatccacaaaatcctctaaaaccAGAAATACCAAACAAggtcgggacattcccccaactatGACAAAATAGAATTCACAattctcaaaatttgaaaagaaatctAATGAAATGGTAGGGGTTTTCAAAATATGGAGTCTCACTACTACACAACAACTCAACCAATGTACCAAGCCACCTAACACTACACAGGACCAATAGAAAATCcataggaccctacatcatgaaataatgcagcGTCTAGGGATGCTCATTGGGGCAGGTACTGGCATGCAACTCGAGGGAAggtgataaaataatgacaatacAAAAGAATTCTAAAGCACATgagaaatatttatatataaatatataggatgtagggataggtatctcaagtccaccgaggaccgaagaccaccctctTAAGCTAACCAAATAGAAATAACACAACTGGTAGTGGATAAATTTTGAGAATATGATAGAAAAGTAATAAGCTCGAAGATATCTAAGAGTGCCAACATaaatacccaatccacagtaatatccacaaaacctctattaCTCTGAAAataaccaattgtccaaacatgcccccgactctgacaatgacaatgacaatgataatgttaatgtgaactctttagTTATAGTTTATAAAAGGAAACCGATGGAATAATCAAGCgtttcagagaatggaagctcaccacttaatcAAAAAGGACCTACGAATTGAACCAATCCAGCTAACACTgccaagaaaagtagaagtatcaccggtgcctgcatcgcatagggatacaacatttggagacaattagtgggttgagcactagcatgtaactctagTATAGGGGAAAATATAATGGCAATTCATATACATTTCAAAACCAATGTACAGATTCACatacattaatatatatacataatagatgctggggtagggaacaagttTTAGCAAGATTGCAAGACATTatcttggactatgtagctcaaccatcatcaataggcacccacgggctatatgggttcagctctccctgctgaaaaggccctagtttgtgttagctgcatgaattggagatatcaagTAAAACCAGGGAATTACCTAACTCCACGTCAATAcaagtttcaaatatatatatatatataaaatagtgtG of the Capsicum annuum cultivar UCD-10X-F1 chromosome 11, UCD10Xv1.1, whole genome shotgun sequence genome contains:
- the LOC124888892 gene encoding uncharacterized protein LOC124888892: MEAFLDRFFYLELREAKEEEFMNLKKGKMSFQEYTLKFNQLSYYSPEMTSSMKARMRKFAFGDFEDLLLECQGAMFNSELDFTRLTVHIQQVEEKKKKIAESREKDKQAKRARSADWDSNAESLSLQSVPIVNQFSEVFLDDLPGIPPDREMNFGIDVLPDTRLISIPPYRIAPAELTNTPTTFMDLMNRAFHLFLDLFVIVFIDDILIYSKSDEDHSNYL